CTTCAATCCAATAAGGCTACAGCCACTTGCCATGTTTTTGTCAGGAAGCAGCAGGAATTCAAAGACGCCTAGTGAAATGAGCCTTGCCTACCAGGGTTCATTGTTCTCTCAGGATACAGAGTGCATGCGAGAAAGTGAAACTAGGTCACTGAGCCAACAAAGAAGCCATATTAAAGAACTGACTCCGCTTTACAAAGCCCTTATAAGTGAGTATTTATTGCTTTATTCAACAAAACATTTACGATTCAAACCAGGTGTGAAAATAGTCTCTTGGATGTCAATCCATCAGGGTGCACTGCTTCACTGGCAGTCAGCCAGGGCTTGTCCATAAATAAGCCATATGATTCTTGTATGTGGTTGTTGTATCCATCATTTCTCCAGGGGTGCATAATTCAGCAACTTCTCAATGAGGTCTACATGAGCCAGCAGCATCCTCCGACAGCAATACCTCTTCAGACCAAGAGCATCAAGGGCATCACTGCCAACCAAACAAATGGGAGACACTGGAGTTTGTAATAGGTTTGTCAGGAGTAGCCTATGTAGCTACTAATTAAATAAGTGAACACTACAATATTTGGAGAAAGGGATTAATTTTAGGGAAATACAATGTAAACAATGACCACAGCAGACATGAGTCGCTCACCCTTCAGTGTATTCAGCTTGAAGGAGGCCAAGGTACGCCTCCCATTTATTCCCAACGATTTTCCCACAGGTGAAGCACCGGACCGGGATAATCATTTTGATCCGATCGACTGCGGGGCCCTGAAAACAAATTAcgaaaaaatgtatgcactctactgtaaattgctctgaataagagcatctgctcacgtgttaaaataaaaatgtagttAATGTTAACAACCTAGCCAGCCAACGGCAGACTTGAAGAAAAAGGTAGATATTCAACGAAAAATGCATAACTACACGAAACCGCATAGCCTATCAATTTTGTAGATAACTTACTTTGTTTTACTGACGCTCAGTCTTAGCGCGAACATGTCAACAAGCGTGCTATCTAGCTACACAGTACAAGCTAGCGCACACGTTTTCAAAACCGTTGCATGGAGCTAGCTAATTAACCCAAAAGTGTTAGTACACAACACAGACATGCTTTATATCATGGCGAAATAGAGACTCAAACAATAAAGTAGTTATTGACTCACTGTAAAGTAAAATATGTTCCGCAGTAACCCTTGCAAACAGACAAGAAAGCACACAGGAAGAACATGTAGCTAGTTAGGCTAACGCGCGTCGCTCCTCCCTCAATACTGGggccagtgttgccaactcctcagtaaggaaagtagctattggctgtcctagaAGTCGCAAAATTACGTCACCTAATTTGCAcaattggcaatgtgcatgtaattgtgatggatgctgtaggagagagggaaaaacgtcgtgggagagacaaaaagtgagtaaaaaaaacaccctaaatatgtttagaactacaaatgaactttatTCTGTcggttcttgtttttttttatgtcacaattccaaccctcctttattttgtttttttgtttggttTGTAACCTTATGGTCTACTTAGCagcctacaaaaaaaaaaaaaaacagtctggatgcggaggggtgaacatctcctgctctgactgcagctgggaaGGACTGCTGTGCTACGACTGGGTGAGTGCTTTGGGACTGGGTGGGGCCCactgctcgttgagaagagtgCGGTGAAAGCGCGTATCGTTCTtagtctccaataacaccagaaaaagttGCTAGATTTGT
The genomic region above belongs to Oncorhynchus mykiss isolate Arlee chromosome 6, USDA_OmykA_1.1, whole genome shotgun sequence and contains:
- the rpb10 gene encoding DNA-directed RNA polymerase II 7.6 kDa polypeptide isoform X1; its protein translation is MIIPVRCFTCGKIVGNKWEAYLGLLQAEYTEGDALDALGLKRYCCRRMLLAHVDLIEKLLNYAPLEK